The genomic stretch GGCGTTAGTGTTAATACGATTGAACTCGGGCCGCTGCCTAGTGACAATGCTATTTTTCAAAGCACGCTCTCTACGCTTTACGATGACTATGAATATAAGGTTCCAAATGCTTTATTAGGCAGTGATGAAGATCTTGCCGAGCTGGTTGCCTTCCTCTCCTCTGACTATTCGCGTTACATGAATGGAGCCGATATTAGGCTTGATGGCGGATTTTTGCTGCATTATATGAATTTTAAGATGAAAAAACCTTGACCGCCGCAGTGGAGGTGTAGCATGAGTATAGCTGGAAAAATAGCATTAGTTACTGGCGCAGGCACAGGTATTGGGAAAGAAGTCGCGATCGAGCTGGCACGCCGCGGTGCACTTGTCGCCATTCATTACAATCAAAGCGATGCCGGAGCACTCCATACGAAGCAGCAGGTGGATGAATTCGGCGGTAAAGCCATTATAGTTCAAGCTAATGTCGCAACTAAGCAGGAAATTGAACAGATGGTACAAACGGTAGCAGCCCATTATGGCGGTATTGATATTTTAGTAAATAATGCTGCGCTTCAGCTGAACTATGACTTCTTCGATTATGACGAAGCCTCCTTCGACCGCATGATGAGCATAAATTTGAAGGGCTATTGGCAATGCATACAAGCCGTTGTCCCTTATATGAAGAAGAAACAGTCTGGACGAATTATTAACATGTCTTCGGTTCATAGCAAGCGCCCCACTGATTTCGATGTCGTCTATTCTATGACGAAGGGCGGTATTCGCATGCTCGGCAGAGAAAGTGCCATCGAGTTAGCCCAATATGGAATCACTGTGAATACGATTGAGCCTGGCGCGGTTGATGTAGGCAAGCAAAGTGCTCGAGAGTCCAAGCCGATCATGACAACTGAAGATATTGAAAAACACAAAAAAACGACGAAATCAATTCGCGACAAATTCCCGCTCGGCCGTGTAGGCCGTCCTCTTGATGTGGCTCAGCTTGTTTGTTTTATCGCTTCTGATGAAAGCGAATTCATGACCGGATCTGCCATTCGGCTGGATGGCGGAAGTATGCTGCTCTAATTTCTATTATTTATTCAGCTTGATTTTATTATACAAACCAAGGAGTGATCGATCATGTCCAATAACCAATCGTACGAAGAAACGCTGGCCCATGTCAACACCTTCTCAAGCCCTGCTACCTTGCGTATTACTGACATTCGATTCACCGATATTAACGGCGGTCCTTTTCACAGCAGCTTGATTAAAGTGTATACGAATCAAGGCTTAGTTGGATTTGGTGAGGTACGAGATGGTGGGGACAAGGTATATGCTCAAATGCTAAAGGGTCGTTTGCTGGGGGAGAATCCTTGCAATATCGATAAGCTGTTTCGCCGCATTAAGCAGTTTGGCGGCCATGCAAGGCAAGGGGGCGGCGTAAGCGGGCTGGAAATCGCATTATGGGATCTCGCTGGCAAAGCTTACGGTGTACCCATCTATCAAATGCTTGGCGGCATGTTCCGTGAAAAAATTCGTATGTACTGCGATACCGAGGTTGTCGGCAAGGATACAGGTACTGCGATGGGCTTAGCATTAAAGAAGCGTATGGAGGAAGGCTTCACCTTCCTGAAGATGGATCTAGGCATTGGTCAAATCATTAATGAGCCTGGTACATTAAGCGCCCCTGTCGGCTTTCTCGAAGAAATGCGCAGCATCAATAAAAAGCGTTATAGCTCAAATCATGAAACGCTTACCGAGGAAGAGATTCGTAATATTCGCAATCAGCATTATGATATTTACAACATCCCACACCCTTTTACGGCCATTCATGTAACGGAAAAAGGGCTGGATATGCTAGAGCAATACGTGGCGGATGTACGTGCCGTTATCGGCTATGAGGTTCCCCTTGCTGTCGATCACTTTGGTCATATTGGCCTTGAGGATTGTATTAAGCTCGGACGAAGGGTCGATAAATTCAATCTTGCCTGGATGGAGGATATGCTCCCTTGGCAATATACCGATCAATATGCGAAGCTATCTCGTTCAGTTGCTACTCCGATTTGTACAGGCGAGGATATTTACTTGAAGGAAAACTTCCGCCCTCTTCTCCAAGCAGGCGGCGTATCAGTGATTCATCCTGATGTTCTAACGACAGGCGGCATTTTGGAAACCAAAAAAATCGGGGATATGGCGCAGGAGTTCGGAGTTGCGATGGCCATACATATGGCTGAGAGCCCGATCGCCTGCCTTGCAGCCGCACATGTAGCAGCCGCTACAGAAAACTTTATGGCGCTTGAGTATCACTCCTGTGAGGTGCCTTGGTGGGATGATATCATTATTAGCAGCAAGCTCCCAAGCAAGCTCGTGCAAAATGGCTTTATCCAAATGACTAACGCGCCAGGACTCGGTATTGATGATCTTAATGACGAGGTTCTGGCACAGCATCTTCATCCTAAGATTCCAGGCTTATGGGAATCTACTGACGAGTGGAACCATTACCATTCTAACGACCGGCTTTGGAGCTGAGAATCTATTTATACAAACAGCTGGGCAGAGATATTTATCTCTGCCCAGCTGTTTTTTTGTTAGAGAGCTGAGAAAAGAAATTTCCAAACATATTCTAGACAAAAAGAAAGAGCGAGAGTTTCCTCTCACCCTCGCTCTTACACCTTTTTAAACAAGCACTCGAGCCCCTGCTGCCTCCATTAAGCCGCGTATATACCCTATACCGTGTAAACGTCCCAGCAGCTCGTAGCCTGGATTTGCATTGTCCTCGCCTTCCAACGTCGGCACATGATCTGGTCTCGAGGGGCCTTTAAATCCAACCTCATAGTATGTGTTCATTGCCTCTAGCATATTCGTCTTCCCAGCATCATGGAATGTCTCCTCAAACTTCTCAGGCGTTCCAATCACATCACGAAAGTGGACGAAAAACAATTTATCCTGCTTGGCAAATTGCCGAATGACGCTTGGAATATCTTCTCCAGCTGT from Paenibacillus sp. FSL H8-0548 encodes the following:
- a CDS encoding SDR family oxidoreductase gives rise to the protein MSIAGKIALVTGAGTGIGKEVAIELARRGALVAIHYNQSDAGALHTKQQVDEFGGKAIIVQANVATKQEIEQMVQTVAAHYGGIDILVNNAALQLNYDFFDYDEASFDRMMSINLKGYWQCIQAVVPYMKKKQSGRIINMSSVHSKRPTDFDVVYSMTKGGIRMLGRESAIELAQYGITVNTIEPGAVDVGKQSARESKPIMTTEDIEKHKKTTKSIRDKFPLGRVGRPLDVAQLVCFIASDESEFMTGSAIRLDGGSMLL
- a CDS encoding mandelate racemase/muconate lactonizing enzyme family protein: MSNNQSYEETLAHVNTFSSPATLRITDIRFTDINGGPFHSSLIKVYTNQGLVGFGEVRDGGDKVYAQMLKGRLLGENPCNIDKLFRRIKQFGGHARQGGGVSGLEIALWDLAGKAYGVPIYQMLGGMFREKIRMYCDTEVVGKDTGTAMGLALKKRMEEGFTFLKMDLGIGQIINEPGTLSAPVGFLEEMRSINKKRYSSNHETLTEEEIRNIRNQHYDIYNIPHPFTAIHVTEKGLDMLEQYVADVRAVIGYEVPLAVDHFGHIGLEDCIKLGRRVDKFNLAWMEDMLPWQYTDQYAKLSRSVATPICTGEDIYLKENFRPLLQAGGVSVIHPDVLTTGGILETKKIGDMAQEFGVAMAIHMAESPIACLAAAHVAAATENFMALEYHSCEVPWWDDIIISSKLPSKLVQNGFIQMTNAPGLGIDDLNDEVLAQHLHPKIPGLWESTDEWNHYHSNDRLWS